In Populus alba chromosome 4, ASM523922v2, whole genome shotgun sequence, the genomic window AAATTactcgaaaaaaaaatttcatgtacATTTTAGACattatgattttcaaaaatcaatctATCACCACTCCTATGGaaccaaaattaattaagtttaccATAAAAATTATCCATGTAAATAAACTAAAGCTACCTTTAATAATGTATTTGCACTGTGTTgtgtttaaaaatgatttttaaaatacatttgagctgaaaattaatcaaacttgatgatttcatgatttaaatatattaaaatatctgcaATACATTATCGAACTCGAACAGATATTAAGAAATTCACAAAGAATCACACTTCACACGTTCGCTCCAAGGAAAGTCAGAGGATCTATCCATACACCTGTTAAACACATCCgcccaattattatttttttatgttaaaaagaaataaattgaacaGATACCGTCCACTTGGACATCATACATCATAAACAGCACATATGACGTCAACTGAAACGGAACAAGAAATGCTGAATAATTACCTGTTAGCAGGGGCAGATGAAGAATTCAATTGCAGATCTCACAGCTGTGTGCCAAGTAAATGCTCTGCGCCCCCAAATCCCGTTTCTTTCTATAATGAGGAGAAAGTcaatttcctgttttttttttttttttttgctcatgttgttgaaaaaaaatgtcaaggcgATTGCTATAAAAAACACCCCTTGGTCGCCACAAATGCTACAGCTAGTTCCAATCTTTTCTCACCAGCAGTCGAAGAGCAGAGCTAGCTCTagctgagaaaagaaaaaacaaggaagaTGGTGAACGTTTTAACAATATACATGTCATTGTTGCGTGCCCTAATGAAGCTAGTCGGTGTGAAACCTGAAGCAGTAGAGATTGAGCCAGGGACAGTGATGCGCTTTTGGGTGCCAAGTGATCAGACCACGAGCAACACCAAGAGCAGACCAGATAAACCCGCCGTGGTGTTTGTTCATGGTTTTGAACTAGACGGAATTCTAACGTGGCAATTTCAGGTGCTAGCTTTGGCCAAAGAGTACGCCGTTTACGTTCCCGATTTACTCTTCTTCGGAGAGTCAATTACGgatagaaaagagagaaaagtggCTTTCCAAGCAGAGTGCATTGCTAAGGGTCTAAGGAAGCTTGGTGTGGAGAAGTGTACTCTGGTTGGGATGAGCTACGGAGGGGTTGTTTGCTTCAAGATGGCTGAGATGTACCCTGACTTGGTTGAGTCAATGGTGGTCGGCTGCACAGTTATGGCCATGACTGAATCCATCAGTCGTGTTGCCCTGGAGAGAATTGGCTTCTCATCTTGGTCAGAATACTTGATGCCTGACACGGTCAAAGGGGTGAAAGATTTATTGCTTGTTGCGACCTATAAGTTGCCATGGATGccagattttgttttcaaatccATCTTGGAGGTACTTGagttttttgaagtattttttttttaaaagaaaaaaatcgatggttaatatttaataatttgttgaattcaTCTGTATGCATGAGATTGATATAAGAATTGTAAGCCTGAAATCTCATAATGggagaatttagttttgattgatggcaacatagttttaaaataccttttgacaataaaaaacaaaattatttttatttttatttttactgtatCGGTTATCCAatactttcctttttctttatttatatatatatatatatatatatatattatctaatCAAGTAATATAATTATAAGGGATATAGTTTAActaatcagattttaaatttgatttttagaaaTTGCTAGTTTGAGtcctataaattataaagtcacTGAacgcttacatgatcgttaattttaaattttttaggattAGTTAAGATACATACAAATTATCTTaaacacctatattaataaaataaaataaaatatcaggtTATATAATATTCGATCAGTCTTTATGATCATTTCCAATTTGATTGGTGGCTACAGCTAGTAATTAATCCAAGCTTCTATAATTTCCTCCTTGTTTGCACTAAAGCTTTAGTCCCAATTGaacttgttaataaaaaatggaCACGAGTTTCGTAATTGATTTCCGCCCTGTGTTTCTTGTGCTGACAATATTGGTGCAATCGCAGGTCATGTTTGACAACAGGAAGGAGAGACTTGAACTTCTTCAGGAATTAGTTGTTAGTGATAAGGATTTCATTGTCCCTCGTTTTTCACAGGTCAGAACAGGATTAATCAAAACTATCATCACTGAttccttttcttataaatacTGTTCTATTGTTTTATaggtagtttttaaaaatttaaaataaatcataaaaaagttttttaaatatttttaaacaaaaaatatttttttaaaataacatgtactataatatcaaacaatttattttgtttgtttaccTGAATCTTGAGAACTTCTAGATTTGTTTGCCCTGTTTGGGTTTTGCTtgtttatatgaaaaaacaaatatttatatatatttttaagtaaaaaatactttgaaaaacaattattatcatacttttaaatatcttCATGGACAACTCATTAAGCCTCTGTTTGGAAGTGTAGCCTAAATAGAGATTAGccaaaatttaattgtttattcaaaattattttttatatatatttttggatcgttttaatatggtgatattaaaataaattttaaaaactaataaaaaattattattttaatttatttataagtaaaaatcaGTTAATTACATGATTGCTGgtttcattatttctttttattcattaagTAAAAATCATTGagagtatttgtttttctatcttTGCAGAAAATACACCTACTATGGGGAGGGGATGACATGATTTTCAACATGGAAGAAGCTCGCAACTTAAAAGAGTATGTCTTTTTCACTGTCAAGATTAATGGCTTTGGTTTAAATAATTGCTAGTTAGTgtgctttaaaaataattttaaaaaattatttcttttctcgttttaaattatatatattttttattttcatatcgttttacatattaatatgaaaaataaattttaaaaaataaaaaaatataatttcaatacatatttaaataaaaaaatttattttaaaaggcaACAGTTATTACAGCCATAAATAaattcaaccataaaaaaaacggAGTTTTGTTTCAACCAGACCATCCTGCTCCCTGCTATTTATTGATAAAACCATTTGGGTTTGGTTAATGAGATGGGGCCTGGAATTAACTGCGGTTACCTTCAGGCAACTAGAAGGCAAAGCAACGTTGCAGTTCATAGAGAATGCAGGCCACCTGGTTCAATCGGAGCGACCTTCTGCCTACAATAAGCACCTCAAGAAAATCCTTGCATCTTTGCACGaagatggaaagaaaaaataagagttGATAAAAGTACTGTTTTGATTACTAAATCAGTATGAATCAGGTTTGTTGATGTGGAAATATATGTGAAGCTTCACATATATATTCAGTGTATTATTTAAACATTTGTTCATCacaagcattattttttaatcaatttcaatctttatttcTATGTAAAAAAATGCCTAAACTGTATCCAAtcacggaaaaaaaaaaccggttctccttttttattattggaaaaTGCTCACAAAATTCAAATAtgattcaatttattattattttttcttaaaacctagtttaatattaatttctttcaCATTTTGTCTccttgaaaaagtaaaaaattactttcctcCTCTAATATAATACAGGTTGACATGAATAAGCACGTGTTCCTTAATTGGAGTAACTGATTCTTTGGTTCTTGTAACCTTTTGACAATTGTGTGTAGACGCGTTTGACATTTTCACGGTGAGAACAGCGGATGCAAAGTTGTTGACAATAGACAGAGTTGAACTTTGAAATGAATTAGCTGTAAGCCaccaattataattaaaattcaaatctaatgaatattttatgtgacggtaatatgatataaaaattctcaatttatacaatattttaaaattattatgctTGTACTATTGCTGTGGAACACATTCTAGATATTCAAAGAAGCATTGagacattgaatttttttttttttttttattccaaaaattattaaagcgAGTCTAGTATAACCTTCAAActcaaaattcttaaaatattttttatatttttaatatttttttttatattttaaccatGCAGCACCGACTAAtattctagtttaatttaaaacacaatttaactttaatgcaaaagagatatattagtattatatacatataaaaaatagataaatatttgtatttttaaatatttttagattatttagatatattgatgttcaaaataattaataaatttacaactaaaaaatactttaaaaaaataatcgttattataatatcaaacaaactCTTACTTGATTCatgaagtatatatatatatatatatattcgaacTTGTTcacaatttagattttttacattaaatatttatttgagtaCTAAGtgtttatgaatttaaatttcattatttttatttaataataataataataataataaaatgtaaaTTTCAAGTATAgataattttaagttaatgaGAGTAtgctaatttaattttgtttgtgcTCATCGTCACCCACGCCTGCAAGTGATCTTGTGCATTGAATTCAGCACTTGACAAATTATTGCACATTCCAATTTTGCGAGTAAAGCTAAACAAGCACCACTCGATTGGAAAGAAGCCACGACAATTACAGGTGGCGACAGGGGAATTCATTACAGAATCGCCAATAAATTAGGAAGCATTGAATGGCCGGCCTGGGTTCTGTCTGCCTTGCGCAGGCAGTGACCGTTCATTCAGTcaacttgaaatatatatatatatatatatatcaaaacaatttaaaaatataaaaaaatatataatcctaACGATCACTTATATATGGAAAGGATAAAATCAAGTGTACAGCTAATGGCTCTCAGGAagcaaaaccattaaaaaactaaatgaactAGAAAACAAAGTCATCCTACCCATGAACTGTCCACCCCATTCCGAGAGAAGACCAACAATCCCAAACAAACCAAGAACAAAGCGAGCAACCCTGCTGTTGTGTTTCTTCAtggttttagatttaaaatgCTTCAACAaatatattctcttttattttaatttaaaaagaaatattttttaattattagtatgCAAGTTAGATCTTTGAATTAACATCAATTGcaagtttgattttatatttaatttacatgttagaattgtttttattatatttatattaaaat contains:
- the LOC118039749 gene encoding uncharacterized protein, translated to MVNVLTIYMSLLRALMKLVGVKPEAVEIEPGTVMRFWVPSDQTTSNTKSRPDKPAVVFVHGFELDGILTWQFQVLALAKEYAVYVPDLLFFGESITDRKERKVAFQAECIAKGLRKLGVEKCTLVGMSYGGVVCFKMAEMYPDLVESMVVGCTVMAMTESISRVALERIGFSSWSEYLMPDTVKGVKDLLLVATYKLPWMPDFVFKSILEVMFDNRKERLELLQELVVSDKDFIVPRFSQKIHLLWGGDDMIFNMEEARNLKEQLEGKATLQFIENAGHLVQSERPSAYNKHLKKILASLHEDGKKK